The nucleotide sequence GATGCGCCGTGCGATCACGCGCGCCTCGGGCGGCGCGCCGAAGCGCACGCAGACGTCGAACGAATCCTCGGTCAGCGGCGGCGGGTTCACCGACAGCTGCAGCTGCACCTCGACCTCGGGATGCCGGCGCACGAACTTCGAGATCAGCGGCGCCACGTGGCTGCGCCCGAAGCCCAGCGTGGCGTTGACGCGCAAGAGGCCCTGCGGCACCGCCTTCGACACGCCGAGCTGCTCGCCCAGGCTCTCGATGTCGGCCAGGATGCGCCGCGCCTGCGCGAGGTAGAGCTCGCCTTCGGGCGTGAGGCCCATGCGCCGCGTGGTGCGGTTGACCAGGCTCACGCCGAGCCGCGCCTCCATTTGCGCGAGATGCTTGCTCACGGCGGCCGTCGTGATGCCGAGTTCGCGCGCCGCCGCGCTGAGGCTGCCGGCGCGCGCCAGCGCCGAGAAGAAGCCGAGGTCGGCGGGTTGGATCTCGTGGGCCATCGCGGTTCTGACTGTTGACTTGAAGTTGACGATGGATTGACTTTAGGGGCGATCCGATCGCGCGTCGAGTTCCTACAGTCGAAGCCATTCCAACACCGCAGCGACGCAGCTACACCATGAAGACCTACAGGATCGCAACCATTCCCGGCGACGGCATCGGCAAGGAGGTGGTGCCGGCCGGGCGCGAGGTGCTCGAGGCGCTGGCCGCCGGCAGCGAGCGCTTCGGCTTCGAGTTCGAGGATTTCGGCTGGGGCGGCGACTACTTCCGCGCCCACGGCGAGATGATGCCGGCCGACGGCCTCGACGCGCTGCGCGACAAGGACGCGATCCTGTTCGGCTCGGCCGGCGATCCGCACATCCCCGACCACGTCACCCTGTGGGGCCTGCGCCTGAAGATCTGCCAGGGCTTCGACCAGTACGCCAACGTGCGGCCCACGCGCATCCTGCCCGGCATCGACGGCCCGCTCAAGCGCTGCGGCCCCGGCGATCTCGACTGGGTCATCGTGCGCGAGAACTCCGAGGGCGAGTACGCCGGCGTCGGCGGCCGTGTGCACCAGGGCCATGCGATCGAGGCTGCGACCGACGTCTCGATGATGACCCGCGCCGGCGTCGAGCGCATCATGCGCTTCGCCTTCTCGCTGGCCCGCTCGCGGCCGCGCCGCCAGCTCACCGTGATCACCAAGAGCAATGCCCAGCGCCATGCGATGGTGATGTGGGACGAGATCGCCGTGCAGGTGGCCAGGGAGTTCCCCGACGTGCGCTGGGACAAGGAACTGGTCGACGCCGCCACCGCGCGCATGGTCAACCGGCCGGCCTCGCTCGACACCATCGTCGCGACCAACCTGCATGCCGACATCCTCAGCGACCTGGCCGCCGCGCTCGCGGGCAGCCTCGGCATCGCACCCACCGGCAACATCGATCCCGAGCGCCGCTTCCCCTCGATGTTCGAGCCCATCCACGGCTCGGCCTTCGACATCATGGGCCAGGGCCTGGCCAACCCGGTCGGCACCTTCTGGTCGGTGGTGATGATGCTCGAGCACCTCGGCGAGCCCGAGGCCGCCGCGCGTCTGATGCGCGCCATCGAACAGGTCACGGCCGACACCTCGCTGCACACGCGCGACCTCGGCGGCAGCGCCACCACCGCCGACGTGACCCGCGCCGTCTGCGCGCTGCTGGCCCCGCTGCCCGAGCGCCAGGCCGCCTGAGTTTTCCGCCCCCGGGGCCGGAGAGGGCGTGCGCGCACGGCCGGCCATTGCCACGACAAAAAAGGAGACAACCCGTGACCCAGCCCATCGTCCGCCGCCGCGCGGCACTGACCGCGCTCGCCGCCGCCTTCACCCTGGCCCTGGCCACCACGACCGCGGCCGCCCAGGCCTGGCCGGCCAAGCCCATCAACCTCGTCGTTCCCTTCCCGCCGGGCGGCAGCTCCGACGTGCTGGCGCGCTCATTGAGCGACAAGCTCTCGCAGAGCCTGGGCCAGCCCGTGGTGGTCGAGAGCCGCCCCGGCGCCGGCGCCACGCTCGGCGCCGACTACGTGGCCAAGGCGCGGCCCGACGGCTACACCCTGCTGATGGGCGCCGTGCACCACACCATCGCCACCAGCGTCTACCGCAAGCTGCCCTACGACTTCGAGAAGAGCTTCGCGCCGATCACCACCGTCGCGCTGGTGCCCAACGTGATGGTGGTCAACGCCAAGTCGCCCGCGCGCGATGCGCAGGCGCTGATCGCCCAGGCCAAGGCCGCGCCGGCCAGGCTTTCGTATGGCTCGAACGGCAACGGCACCGTGCAGCACCTGATCGGCACCCAGCTCTCGGCCCTGTCGGGCATCGAGTTGCTGCACGTGCCCTACAAGGGCAGCGCGCCGCTCACAACCGACCTGCTCGGCGGCCAGGTCGACATGTCCTTCGACACCCTGACGCCCGTGCTGCAGCACATCCGCGCCGGCAAGCTGCGCGCGCTCGCCGTGACCACCGCCAGGCGCTCGAGCAGCCTGCCCGACGTGCCGACCCTGGCCGAGTCGGGCCTGAAGGATTTCGATCAGGGCACCTGGTTCGGCATCCTCGCACCGGCGGGCACGCCGAAGGAGATCGTGGACAGGCTCAACGCCGAGATGGTGAAGATCATCCAGTCGCCGGAGTTCAGGAAGCGCATGGAGGAGATCGGGGCGGAACCGGTGGGGGATACGCCGGCGCAGATGGCGGCGCAGATTCGCGGGGATACGGCGAAGTATGCGAGGTTGGTGAAGGAGGCGAGGGTGGCGATCGACTGACGAGGTTGCGCAGGCGTTGTCGCATGGGAAGCCTGCGATTGCCACGACCACCTTGTGGAGCGCTACAGCTCGCAGCCCGAAGCTACCCATTCGTGAAGGGCCTCGGCCACCGCGACGAAGTCGGCGCGCGACATGCTGCCGTGACCCACCAGGTACACCGCGGTCGGCCACCGGTCCGGTGCCACGACGATGGCGCTGCCTCCACCGTCATCGCCGATCGTCAGCCAGCCGGGGCAGTACGTCCTGGTCTCGTAGGTCTCGTTGCGTTCGAGCAGGTCGGCGGGGGCGTAGAAGTGGGCGAGGTCGCCGACGGTGGCACCGTTCAGGCTGGAGAGCAATGCGCGCAAGGGTGATGAGATGGCGCATCCGCTCCATTCTTCGACTGCGCGAAATGGGTCCTCGTGATTCATCGGCTGTGTGCTTGTTGGATGGAGCTGTTTGTGGCAACAGCAGTCGCATGGCTTGTCATAGCGAGCGGTCCGAATCGTCTTGATTGTGCGCATGCTTGCGCGAGGCCGTCCTTCTCCGATTCAGGACAACGAGCTTGCATCCACCACCACAGACCTTCTTCATAGGCCAAAAGGCCGTGCAGCCAAATCATCGGAATTCCTGACAATGGCGCCGTCCATTTCCGGAGTCATCGATGCGTCCGCGTTCCGTCCTCGCCTTCCTTCGGCTGCTGGCCGCCCCGGCATTCGCCGGGCTGTTGTTCCTCTCGACGCTCGTGTGCGCGCAGGACCTGCCCGGCGCCAAGGACAACCCACTGCTCAAGCGCTTCGCGGGCTCGACCATCGTCGGCTACGACTTCAAGCGCTTCGACGAATACCTGGTGCCGACGGGGACCTACAAGGGCTACGACACGACGTCGAGGAAGCGCAGCTGGACCAGCTCCGTGCCGGTCGAGGGCGCGTTGACGCGCCTGTGGTACGAATCGGCGGGCGACACGTCCACGGCGGAGCTGATTCGCAACTACCAGAACGAGGTGCAGGCGGCCGGCGGCGTCACGCTCTACGACTCGGGGCGCGACGAGAACTTCAAGAGCCGCTCCTGCTTCCTCTGCCCCTACAGCTGGAACGAGATCAAGACGAGCCGCAGCACCTACACCTTCTCGGCCGCCGAGGTCGCGACGGCACGCCTGGCGAGCTTCAAGATTCCGCGGCCGCAAGGCGATCTCTACGTGGTCGTCGAGGCCGTGCAATGGGCCAAGGACAGCAAGGACTACAAGGCGGTCAAGGGCGCCTACGCGGCGGTCGACATCATCGAGGTCGGGGCGATGAAGCAGAACATGGTGACGGTGAGCGCGAGCGACATGTCGAAGGCCATTGCCGCCACCGGGCGCGTGGCGCTCTACGGCATCCTGTTCGACACCGCCAAGGCCGACATCAAGCCCGATTCCAAGCCGGCGCTGGACGAGATCGCCAAGCTGCTCAAGGCCGAGCCGGCGCTCAAGCTGCGCGTGGTCGGCCACACGGACAACCAGGGCACGCTGGACAGCAACATCGCGCTGTCGAAGCGGCGCGCGGAAGCGGTCAACGCGGCCCTGGCCAGCCAGTACGCGATCGCGGCCAACCGGCTCGCCGCGTATGGCGTGGCCGATCTGGCGCCGGTCGCCAGCAATGCGGCCGAGGACGGCCGCGCGAAGAACCGGCGCGTGGAGCTGGTGCCGCAGTAGTCCAGCTTCGGGTGCCGCGAAGAGCTTCCACAGCCTGGAAGAGCTGTGCGCGGAGCGACCGCCTACCGCCGAGCCTCCAGGCTCAGCCATTCGCGTTGCGCTGCCAGTACCTCATCCGCGGAGCGGCCCAGCAGTCGTGCATAGACCGAAGGCGCTGTCGCTCCCTCGGTGCTGATCAGGAGCACCTTCGACGAAGCATCGAGCCCGGCCTGCGCCTTCGCCGTCTCGGAGAGCGCGAGCTGCAGCAACGCGGCCGCGCCCGCGGCGCCCGATTCCCCGCTGACCACCGCCACGTCGCGCGCCGATCCCTCGGCCAGCCGCCGCATCGCAGCCACTGCCTCTTCATCCTCCAGCGTGAGGAAGACATCGACCGAGGGCTCGAGGAAGCGCCAGGCCAGGGTCGAGGTCTCGCCGCAGGCGAGGCCGGCCATCACCGAATCGACGCTGCCGGTGGCCACGGCCGGCCGGCCTTCGATGGCGCTGCGCGTGAGGCAGTCGGCCTGGCGCGGTTCGGCGACGATGAGCACGGGGCGGCGCTCGCCGAAGCGTTCCCAGAGGTAGCTCGCCACGCCGGCCGCGAGGCCGCCGACGCCGCCTTGCAGGATCACGTGGGTGAAGGGGCAGGCGCCGCCGGGCTCGGCGGCGAGCTGCTCGAGCGCCTCGTCGACCATCGTGCCGTAGCCCTGCATCACGTCGCGCGGCACATCCTCGTAGCCGGGGTACGCGGTGTCGGACACGACCTGCCAGCCATGCCGTTCGGCGAGCTGCGCGGCATGCGCGACCGAGGCATCGTAGTTGCCCTCGATGCGCACGATCTCGGCGCCGAAGTCGGCAATGGCGCGTTCGCGCTCGGCGCTCACGTGCCGGTGCAGCACGATCACGCAGCGCACGCCCACGCTGCGCGCCGCCGCGGCGAGCGCGCGGCCGTGGTTGCCGTCGGTGGCGCTGATGACGACGAGGTCCTTCAAGGCACGCGCGTGTTCGCCGCGCAGCACCGCGTCGGCGTTCCAGTGGGAATGGCGCCGCAGCACCAGCCGCACCAGCGCGGCCGGTGCGCCGAGCGCCTTGAAGCTGCCGAGCGGCGAGCGCAGCGACTCGTCCTTGAGGAACACTTCGGCGATGCCGCAGGCCTGCGCCAGGTCGCTCAGGCGGCGCAGCGGCGTGGGTTCCGGCGCGAGCAGCGACCAGCGCGAGAGCCACGCGCGCGTGGCGCGTGCCTCGTCGATGCAGAGGATGCGGCGCAGCGCCTCGGGGTAGGGCGCGCGCACGGCGCGGGCATTGCGGACCAGCATGTCGAGCTTTCGAAGGAAGGGAGGGGGATCAGCGCGGCAGCCGCATGCGCACCAGCTCCGCGAAGTAGCGCGCGCCGATCTCGAGCACCTCGTCGTTGAAGTCGTAGCCCGCGTTGTGCAGCGGCGTGCCGCCAGGCTGGCCGTCGGCACCGTTGCCGAGGAACACGAAGGCACCGGGTACGACGCGCAGGAAGGCGCCG is from Variovorax paradoxus and encodes:
- a CDS encoding SMI1/KNR4 family protein; translation: MNHEDPFRAVEEWSGCAISSPLRALLSSLNGATVGDLAHFYAPADLLERNETYETRTYCPGWLTIGDDGGGSAIVVAPDRWPTAVYLVGHGSMSRADFVAVAEALHEWVASGCEL
- a CDS encoding tripartite tricarboxylate transporter substrate binding protein, with product MTQPIVRRRAALTALAAAFTLALATTTAAAQAWPAKPINLVVPFPPGGSSDVLARSLSDKLSQSLGQPVVVESRPGAGATLGADYVAKARPDGYTLLMGAVHHTIATSVYRKLPYDFEKSFAPITTVALVPNVMVVNAKSPARDAQALIAQAKAAPARLSYGSNGNGTVQHLIGTQLSALSGIELLHVPYKGSAPLTTDLLGGQVDMSFDTLTPVLQHIRAGKLRALAVTTARRSSSLPDVPTLAESGLKDFDQGTWFGILAPAGTPKEIVDRLNAEMVKIIQSPEFRKRMEEIGAEPVGDTPAQMAAQIRGDTAKYARLVKEARVAID
- a CDS encoding LysR family transcriptional regulator, which produces MAHEIQPADLGFFSALARAGSLSAAARELGITTAAVSKHLAQMEARLGVSLVNRTTRRMGLTPEGELYLAQARRILADIESLGEQLGVSKAVPQGLLRVNATLGFGRSHVAPLISKFVRRHPEVEVQLQLSVNPPPLTEDSFDVCVRFGAPPEARVIARRIAANRRLLCAAPAYLAKHGTPRVPNDLTRHNCIGIRQGEEAYGLWRLSSGRGASASTQAVKTRGTLTTNDGEIAVNWALEGHGILMRAEWDIARYLRSGRLVQVLRPFHTPDADIYAVYPQRHQLAARVRAFVDFLAQSLEQQASAASKTAF
- a CDS encoding tartrate dehydrogenase, with the translated sequence MKTYRIATIPGDGIGKEVVPAGREVLEALAAGSERFGFEFEDFGWGGDYFRAHGEMMPADGLDALRDKDAILFGSAGDPHIPDHVTLWGLRLKICQGFDQYANVRPTRILPGIDGPLKRCGPGDLDWVIVRENSEGEYAGVGGRVHQGHAIEAATDVSMMTRAGVERIMRFAFSLARSRPRRQLTVITKSNAQRHAMVMWDEIAVQVAREFPDVRWDKELVDAATARMVNRPASLDTIVATNLHADILSDLAAALAGSLGIAPTGNIDPERRFPSMFEPIHGSAFDIMGQGLANPVGTFWSVVMMLEHLGEPEAAARLMRAIEQVTADTSLHTRDLGGSATTADVTRAVCALLAPLPERQAA
- a CDS encoding diaminopropionate ammonia-lyase, which produces MLVRNARAVRAPYPEALRRILCIDEARATRAWLSRWSLLAPEPTPLRRLSDLAQACGIAEVFLKDESLRSPLGSFKALGAPAALVRLVLRRHSHWNADAVLRGEHARALKDLVVISATDGNHGRALAAAARSVGVRCVIVLHRHVSAERERAIADFGAEIVRIEGNYDASVAHAAQLAERHGWQVVSDTAYPGYEDVPRDVMQGYGTMVDEALEQLAAEPGGACPFTHVILQGGVGGLAAGVASYLWERFGERRPVLIVAEPRQADCLTRSAIEGRPAVATGSVDSVMAGLACGETSTLAWRFLEPSVDVFLTLEDEEAVAAMRRLAEGSARDVAVVSGESGAAGAAALLQLALSETAKAQAGLDASSKVLLISTEGATAPSVYARLLGRSADEVLAAQREWLSLEARR
- a CDS encoding OmpA family protein, producing MRPRSVLAFLRLLAAPAFAGLLFLSTLVCAQDLPGAKDNPLLKRFAGSTIVGYDFKRFDEYLVPTGTYKGYDTTSRKRSWTSSVPVEGALTRLWYESAGDTSTAELIRNYQNEVQAAGGVTLYDSGRDENFKSRSCFLCPYSWNEIKTSRSTYTFSAAEVATARLASFKIPRPQGDLYVVVEAVQWAKDSKDYKAVKGAYAAVDIIEVGAMKQNMVTVSASDMSKAIAATGRVALYGILFDTAKADIKPDSKPALDEIAKLLKAEPALKLRVVGHTDNQGTLDSNIALSKRRAEAVNAALASQYAIAANRLAAYGVADLAPVASNAAEDGRAKNRRVELVPQ